TGATCGGCTACAAGAAATTCAGGAACAGGGGAATCCGCCTCACAAAAGCCCTACAGCGCGATCTCGGAATCCGCTACGATATCGAAATCATTTCCGAAGACACGGAGCACACGCTGAAAATCACATACAACGGAAAGCGCTGGGATAGTGAGCACCTCTGCAATCTCCCCATCCTTGAAGCATGCCTCCGTGAACGCACGGACCCAGCAGTCCTCATGTCCATCATCCACCACACTTCCGGATTCCAGATGAACTACCAGGGCAAAAACAATACGTCTGGATTACTCGCGCTCAATACAGGCAAAGGGTTAGAACAAATTGACATAGGCGCCCGCCGACTCAAAAGAATTCTCGCGACATCGCCCACGCTTGCCGATGCCATCGCACAGTTCTATCCCGATGCAGAACACCGCAACAGATTTGAGAACTGGCGCAAGGACCCGCAAAAGCATTACTGGGTCGGGCAAGTCCTCACAGACATTCAATATTACCGTAGCAACGGCATGACGCTCACCAAGCGCAAAAGAGTGGAATAAACTTGTCATTCCTGCCACCGAGCTCTTTGATCACTTAGTGCTTTAGCACTTATGTGAGCATGATCCGCGTATGGGGAGGGCATCTCCCTTCTACGAACTAATGACTAAAGACTATTAACTAGTCCAGCTTATACTTGTCTTTCGCGGCCTCGAGTTCGGCACTCGCCTTTTCCCAGGCGGCGTAAAGTTCTTCGGTCAGCTTCTTGTTTTCGTCCATGTCTTTTGCAATGGACGTAATCGCATTGCCGTCGCCAGATTCCGAGGCGGCCACAAGCTTTGCTTCAAGTTCACCGCCGAGAGCTTCTGCCTTCGCGATTTCCGCTTCGAGACGCGCGGTCTCTTTTTCGAGCGGCTTGATGACCTTGCTGCGTTCGGCAATGTAGTCTGCTCGCGCCCTGCGGTCTTCCTTGGTGCGCGGCGTCGAACTCACAGGCTTGTCGTCCGTGACGTCGATATTCGAGACCTTGATGTTTGCGGAGTTCGCGCCGCCCGGCTTCTTTTCAGAAGCCCAGCCAACCTTTTCAAGGAAGTCCGCGTAAGTGCCTTCGAAGATACGGCACTTACCACCGTCGAAGACGATGAGGCGCGTCGCAAAGGCATGCAGCAGTTCTTCATCATGCGTCACGACAAGTGCGGTACCATCGTAATCTTCGAGCGCATCGATCAAGCTCTCAATGCTTTCCATGTCCAAGTGGTTCGTCGGTTCGTCAAGCAAAAGCATGTTGCTTTCGTTCGCCAAAATCTTACCCAAAAGCACACGGCTGCGTTCACCACCCGAAAGCACCTTCACCTTCTTCATGGCAGTATCGCCGCTGAACATCATCACGCCCGCGAGGCTACGCGCACGGCTCTTCTGCGACACATCTGCAATCGCACTTGCAATTTCTTCTTCGACCGTATTTTCAAGATTCAGACGGTTGATATTCGTCTGTCCAAAGTAATTTATCTTGAGGTTCGGGTTGTAATTGATTGTACCCTGGGTCGGTTCAAATTCTTTCGCAATCAAGTTCAAGAGCGTCGTTTTACCGCGACCGTTCGGGCCGATAATCGCAATGCGGTCGCCCTTGAACACTTCCAACTCGAGATCCGAAATCAGCTCCGGACCGTAGCCGTTTTCGTTCTTGTACGCAAAATGGAGTCCATGGATTTGCAACATGCGCTTGCCCGGGAATTCCGCATTCTTGAAATTGAAATCCAGGTTGCGTTCATGTGAGAGGCGCTCGCCCGTCGCAAGCTTTGCCGCAGCCTTGATCTTTGACTGCACCATCGCCGCCTTCGCCGCCTTGTAACGGAAACGTTCAATAACCTTTTCAAGCTGTTCCTTTTTGCGCTGCTCGTTTTCTTGCGTGCGCATTGCCACTTCTTCTTCTTCGGCAATCGTCTCGCGCAACTTTTCGACCGTCCCCTTGACCTTGCGCATCTTGTGGCGGTGAATCCCCACCGTGTGCGTACAGACCTCGTCCATAAAATGGTGGTCATGCGTAATCAAGAGCACTTCGCCCTTCCACGCGCGCAAAAAGCGACTGAGCCAACGCATAGAAACAATGTCCAAGTAGTTCGTCGGTTCGTCAAGCAAAAGCATGTCCGGTTCCGACGCCAAGACCTTCGCCAAATTCAGACGGATCTGGAAGCCGCCCGACAAAAGCATCGGGTCTTTCTGCATGCTCTCTTCGTCAAAGCCAAGACCAAAGAGAATCGCCTCGACCTTGTGTTCTTCGAGCCAGCCGTCCTCATTCACCTTGAGCACGCTGCACGCCTCTTCGTGAACCGTCGGGTGCGTGAACTTGATGTGCTGCTGCAAATAGCCAATCGTATAGCCCTTCGGGATGTCGATGTTACCGCCATCGAGACATTCCTGCCCGAGAATCATCTTGAAAAGGGTCGATTTGCCGCAACCATTGCGACCTACAAGACCGACGCGTTCATGGTCGGCAACAAGCATGCTAGCGCCGTCCAAAAGGACCTGCATGCCAAAAGACTTAGAGACGTTCTGAATTTGAATCACGAAACCAAAGATAAAAAAAAGCGACCCCCAAGCCAATGGGAGTCGCTCCTAAACTCAATAGAGCGAGATTACTTCCAGTCGAGAACTTCGCGGTTCCAGGAAACCGGAGAACCCGTCATGATCAGTTTCTTATCAAAGCCGCTGCCATTGCTCATCTGCTTTGCAATAAAGCCAGACTTGTACATGGTAGCCTTCTTGCCGTCCTTGTTCTTACCATCATAGACAATGTCAAATCCGACCCATCTGTAAAGGACAAAGCCGAAGAAGTTTCTGCGGTATTCCCAAGAGTCGCTCGTGATGATGAGCTTCTTCACCTTGTAGCCCTTCACGAGAGCCTTGAGTTCCTTTTCAATCTTCGGACCCTTCCAAGTCTGCTTCGGGAGATCAGCCATCTTGACCGGAGTCGGGCCACGCTTGATAGCTTCCTGGACTTCTTCAATCGGAGACTTGCCCACGATTTCCTTGAAGTCAGTCACTTCAACTTCGTAGAACTTTTCCGGGAAAGCAACGCCCTTGTAAACACCCTGGTCGATATAGCCGTATCCTTCCGGCACATAGAAGAACTTGCCACCCTTCTTGTAAACGAAAGCCATCGCAAAAGCGTTCTTGTCGTTGTACTTTATGATAGAACCAAAGCGGTAAGCGCGCACGAACTCGCTTTCACCCTGTTCCTTGTCCGACGGGCCAATCCAGCGGGACTTGAGGTTTCTGATGTCGTTGTCCTTCGTGATCATGTAGACTTCAGCCGGCAATTCGCCTTCGAGCATCGTCTTGGTGGTATCGTCAATCTTCTTCGGATCCCAGTCATACACGAGAGCCTTCGGGGTGTTCGGGGTCGGGCCATCGACAACCGGCTTGCCAAAGCACTTCACGCACTTTGCAACATGATCCTTCCAGAAAACAACGTTGCTATCGGCGTCCCTGTAAAGCACGTCGTAGTTCAAGACATCCGGTTCGCGTTCTTCGGCAAGTTCATCCGTGTGGATGAACACCTTGATGATGCCCTTTTCCTTGTTGTCCTTCCAATGGTAGAAAACGCGTTCGAGGTAACGGTTCGAAATATCGGCGCCTACCGGGAGTTCGCTTCTAGCCATCGTCGGCTTGTCAGAAGCAGGGGCCAAAGCGGCATCGGCAGGGACATCATCCTGAGCATTCGCCATCGAGAAGGCGAAAAGTCCTGCTGCAAGAGTCTTGAAAATCAGTTTCATTCCATTCAACCTTGCGGGTTCCAAGTGTTAGCGACATTTCTAGCGAACCCACATTTGCCAGAAATGCGTATTTTTACGACAATGTAAATAAAAGTGATACATTTGGCAACAAATTATCACGAAATTACTACAAAAAACTTCAAATTTTCAATAGACCTTCAACATCTATCAACACCCTTTGTAAATAAAATCCCAGCACAAAGAAAGCCTTGCGCGTAACCCGTTAAGTTTCAAGGAGTTACTTTACGCAAGGCTTATTCTTAAGCTGTTGATAAATTGTGGTTATTTCTTTTCGCGGCGGCGAACACCCAAGTTGAACGTTTCATCGGACTTTCCAACAACCTTGGCGTCCTCAAAAATCTTGAACTTGAGCTTCACAATATAAACGCCTGTACCAACCCAGCGCCCTTTATTGGTATGCGCATCCCACATCATAAAGATATTTCCCGGCTTATCCACACAGTCTGTCTCGAAAACATCCTTATCGTTGCAGGCGACAATTCCGCTCTGTTTATTGATAAACTGCCCAAGCGTCGAGAAGTATTCCACTTCCCACTTGATCTTGGCCTTTGCAAGCACAACTTCTCTAGGCTCATCGGAATTCAGCAAAAGCGTTTTACCGACTTCGCTCAGGTCATACTTGATAAGTTCGCCAGGGAACCCCTTTTCGGCAATGATATCTTCGATCTTCTTCGACACATCGACTCGGACTGGCGTAACATCGTTCTTATGAGGCCACTTTTCCAGCGTCCAGTCTTGAGGATCCAGAACCACAACGCCCGGAGTTTCAACATCCACGCGCTGTTCACCTTCAATACGGCGCCACGGATTGTTCTCATGCGGCACATTGCCGTTCAAGTCCTGCAACACTCCAGGAATCAGGCGCACCATAAAGCCCACTTCCGGCAATACCGTATAGTCGGTCTTCTGGAAAAGCACTTCATAATAATTGCTGCTCCTGCTCGGCGAAACAGCCGCTATGGACAAACGCGACGGGTCCACCAATTCACCTGCCTTATCCTTAAACTCAAGGAACGGCACACCGTTCAAAAGGTTTGCCTGAGCGGCTTCGCTAAGGTATACCGTAAGTTTGCTCACACTATTAGACATAGGCTTCACAATCGGCTTTTCCAAAAGAATCGCGCCCATGCGGTCTTCAATTCCAAGCCCATCCAGGCTAAGCTGCGTCATCTGCCCAGTTTCTTTATCCATATAGGTGTAATGATACCTGAAGGAACCCTGATAAAGTTCCTTAGATCCACCCGTAAAGAGTATATCCTGCAAGCTATCAGCAAAAATGGCGAGACTCTTTTCGCTATCCTTTAGTTCAGCAACACTTTGCGCAGAGGCGATAGTACGCCAGTCATCGCTACCAAAGGACCACGCAATCGTATCCGGGACCGTCTCATCAAAGGCCTTGTTGAACACAATAGAAATGCTATCAAGCACACCGTCGCCATTGCGGTCGAACGCTTCGCCGAGATTTGCAAACGGAACCGGCGGCTCCTTGAAGTGGATGTACTTCCACGAAATCACATTCGACACACCGCTTCCAGAAACTTCAAAGCTAGCGTTCGTCACCGAGGAATCCCCAACAACATAGAACTTGGCCATTCCCGTCGAATCCGTAATGATCTTATCCACCCTCTGCTTCTTCTCGTTCAAGAAAGAAATCGGGAACGAAGTCGTGAGATCCAGAACGGTAAAGCAGTCCTTACAAAGGTTTGCAATATAGAACACGCCAACCTGCAACGGCACCGTATCAGGGTACGCCACATGCGTAAGGAGCGTGTCGAAAGCACTTCCGTCAAACGGAAGCCCACGCAAGGTAATGCCAGTCGGGTCTAAGGTCTTGACAGAATCCGAACCGTCAAACACATCGATAAACGCAATATCCGGAAGCGGATATGCCGGCACGGAGAAATAAACTTCACTAGACTGGGTCGGGTCGCTCGCCAGCGAGAACTGCAACATGTAGGATCCCGGCGCCAAGGAACGCTTCCTCACAATTTCCACCGTGTCAATCACAAATCCCGCCATGTTCGCGTCAATGTTGATGCCCGCAATCGTTCCAGGCAAAAGTTCCATACCTGTTGCCGGAATCCTTTCATCATCGCCAAACAACGTAAACGAAGACTGCGCAGGCATCGTATCAATTTTCGACGTGCTCGACACATCGCAACTGATCGATTCATCCATCAATAGCTGCAAAATGGTGTACTTGATCGTTCCATTGGTCGTCTTCTCTTCAACCGGGTAATACGTCTTTTGCGTCTGCAAGTTAATCGACGTGCGCATCTTAAAGTTCGAGCCGGTCGCATTGCGTTCCGAGAAGAAGATATGGAACGGGTATTCACGGCCTTCAATCAACTTGAGCGACGGATCATTTTTGCCAATCGTATCCAAGTTCACGCCACCTTCAACAGGGCTATGGCAACCGCCGATATCGACGACAAGGCGGTTGTTGATAAACACCCACACATCATCATCGCCACGGAATTCAAAGTACTGCCCCTTCACATACCTGAACTGCGCAGAAACCTTCATCGCAAAGCTGTAATTGTGCTTACAGCCCTGGACATCCCAGTCAAACTTCGGATTCAGAACCGTCTTGGCAGAATCGAGGTAACGCAAGTCGTCAATCGGGTAGAATCCCGGATTGATCGTATCGTTGCAATCGCCTTCCTCGTTCGTAAAGTCGGCCTGCCAAAAGCCTTCTTCATCCAGCGAGAGGCTGATGTCACGGCAAACGCCGTTCTTGTATTCCTTGCCAGCCGCATCATGCGCCACAACCTGTGGAACAAACCACTTCTCTATTTCGTGCGCCGCCGAGCACTGCGACCACGGATAGACAAGGGAATCCACACGCACGGGAGCACCATTCACAAGCGTATCCTGCACCATGCCAGGCACATGGCCACCGCACGTCTTAAACTCCGTCAGTTCTCCATTCTGGTCACGGCCAACAACAGTCGTATATTCATTACCACCATAGATGCCGCCAAAATCAACGTCTATGCTATCGTCATGCGATTCGCCGGCCCAGTCAAGAACAAGTGCCGAAATCTTGAGCGACGGGCAAATACCAAGAATTCCCGGATAGCGTACCGTATCCTTCGGTTCATAGCGCTGTTTCGGATTCGGGTAAACCCAGACGGTATCGTAATACGCCATCAAGGAATCCAGAGAGACAAGGGAATCCAGCTCATCATTTTCCGGCACAATGCCCTTGCCGCCATAACGTTCCATGCCAAAGGTCTGCTTAAAGTAAACCTTCCAGTCCGTCGCATGCTTGTAAACCGTACCCGTGTACCAGCCACAAGTATCCGCAAGAGGCCCCATCTTGATGACATCGTTCGTAGACTCAATGATCATGGACGGCGACTGATTTTCCCACGGGCTCTTCAAGCGGATTACCTTGGGTTCCGGCGGATAAAATACCAGGTCAAGCGTTTCGAGCGAAGTCGAGGTGTACATCCATGTCTCATAAATACCTGTCGGGAAAAGTTCGCCTGCACGTGGGCGCGACATTTCCGGGAAATACGGATGTTGCGGCCAGTCGTTCTTTCCGCGTAAAATCTGCACGAAAGTTCCCTGAGAATTCCACTGCGAAGAGCCAACCGTAGAATCGGCAAAATCGATATGGCGCCAGTACTTGTATTCGCCTTCGGCACTGAGTCCCGTCGGTTCATTCAGGATATTGTTATCGATCTTGATAAAGAATGTGCTATCACGGAATGTCGTGTTCGTACGCCACGGGTGGTAAACATGCAAACGGCGAGTCGGGTCAAAGCATTCACCAAGAGTTCCGATCTTTACATCGGCTACAGGTCCAGCAACAGTACCGTCCACAAAAATCGTATCCTGAGCCTGCAAGGCTGCCGTAAAGTCAATCACCGAATCGCGATTCACCGGAATAACATACCACGGAGCCTTATAGCGTGTAAAATGGGCGACCTTAATGTGATTCGTCTTCATCATGTCAGGCGTAATCGCCCCATAGAACCAACCGCATTTATCCTTGTCGCCCTCTTTAAAGCGCATCAGCACCGAATCCGCGCCAAAGACCATCTGCGGCAGCACCTTGTTGCCCCACGGACTCTTGAACCAGACAATCTTTGAACCCGGAGCCATGAACGACTTGGTATAGGACTTGTCGGCCGTATCCGTATAAAGCCAGATTTCCGATTCCGTGCCAAAAAACGCAGTTATCTTCGTCTTTCCGCCCTCAGTCCAGGATACGCAATTGTTGTTATTGTAATTGTAGTCGTCGGTATTCGGGCATGCCTTGAATTCAAAATCCTGCCAGTCCTGGAAATCAGCAACAGTCTTCCCGGCCCAGGTATAGACATACCAGTCATCGCCCTCGCTCTTCATCATCGTCTTGGACATAGCGCCAAAACCCGGATTGTAATCCGTCACGCCACCGGTAATATGCGGAATGTAACTTGAAGCCGTTGCGTCGTTACGGAACGGGGACTGTAGATGAATCGTCAAATCCGCCCATGCAGAAACAGTCAACAGCAATGAGGCGACAATACCCAAACAACCGTGTTTCATTCAACACCCTCTTTATTCTACCCACACTTTAGTTAAAAAATATATTCAAGAGTTAAAAAATCAAAACACAATAAGGAAAAAAAAGCAAAAAAGCCCACCGCATGGGTGGACTTCGATCCGAAAGGCAATTTTATAATTACCTTATAATCTTTGCGCCGCCCTTTTTGCCAGAACCGCTCCTGTACTTTTCATTGCGGCGGACACCGAATGTGAACGTTTCCTCGCCCTTGCCCACGATTTCCGTGTCAGAGAAAATCTTGAACTTGAACTTCGCAATATACACACCCGTGCCGACAAGGCGCTTCTTTTCGCTCATTGCATCCCATTCAAAGAACATATTGCCCGCGTTGGTAATGCAATCCGTTCCAAAAATATCCTTGTCGTTGCAAGCGAACACGCCCTTGACCCAGTTCACGTACTGACCCAGGCTCGAGAAAAATTCAATATCCCAGCTGACCTTGACCTTGCTCAGGATTTCTTCCCTAGAAGCCTTATCCTCACCGAGCAACATCGTCGTCGCAAAGTCATCCAGCTTGAACTTCACCAAGACTCCAGGCAAGCCGCGTTCTTCGATAATCTCCTTAAGAGTCAAGCCCTCATCGACGCGAACAGGCATAACGTCATTGGTGTCACCCGGCCACGGATTTTCTTCAAACATACCTGGCCAGATCGTCACGACCTTCGGACGTTCCGTCTGCAACGGCTGTTCACCTTCAATTCGTCTCCACGGATTCTTCTTATGCGGAGTATTACCGCTCTTGTCCGGCAATAGTCCAGGAATCAAGCGGATCTTGAAACCGACTTCAGGAACAATGAAGCCTTCTGCTTTCTGGAACAGCAATTCGTAGTAATCACTTTCGTTCACCGGAGTGACGGACACAAGCTTATACTTTGACGGGTCAACAAACTTATCGTCCTTGTCTCTAAGTTCAAACATCTGGACTGTCTGAATCGCAGAAATGTCGCAGGCTTCCGAAAGCTTTATGGTCACCTTGACAAAATTGTCCGAAGGAATCTTGAGCATCGGCTTTTCAAGGATGATGGCGCCAATCTTATCCAGGATTTTCGTAATCATCATGTCCGACACCTGAGTCGAAGCCATCGCCAAGTCCTGATAAATGTACTGATAGACAAAACTACCTTCCATTATGTTCTTCGCAGCGCCTGTCAAAACGGTATCGACCAGGCGATCGGCAGTAATGGCCACCGTCGAATCATTTTTTATAAAAGGTTGAATGGAATCCATCGAGTATGGGTGCATCACGCTACTGCCAAAGCTCCAGGCTACAGAATCCAGTTCATGCGTCTTAAAGGCGTCATATTCAAAAGGAACATAGATGCTATCAGGAATGCCATCGCCATCACGGTCGTAAATGCCGCCCGTCTTGGCAAGAGGCATTTCAGGATCCTTAAAGCTAATGTTATCCCACTTGAGCGAATTTTTAACACCGCTTACGCCAATCACGGCAAACGATTCACCGCTCATCGCAGCTTCGCCAATCACGTAGAAATGGGCAAAACCATTTTCATCCGTTTCTATGGTATTGATGGACATGCCGTCATCGTTATAGAACATCAAGTACGGATTGCTGGGCTTCAAGTCCAGAACAACAGAGCATTCGCCGCAAACTTCACCCATATAGGTGACCACAATCTCAATGTTCGCCATTTCAGGGTAACGCACATGAGTCATCAAGGTATCGTTGACACCCGGCTGAATCGTTTCGCCTCTTAAGGTCTTGTTGGTCGGGTCGAAAGTCTTGAGCTTGCCGGCATTGCCATTGAACACATCGACAAACGCAATTTCCGGTGTTTCGAACTCAGGAACCGTAAATTCATACGATTCGTTCATCGCCATATCCGATTCGAGGAAATAATACAACGTGTACTTACCTGGACTCAGCGAACGGAGCTTGACAATTTCATCAATGTTGATCTCAAAACTGGACCTGTCTTCGTGAATGATGATTCCACCAAAATTGAGACCGACACTCAGCTTCTTTGCATCCGCCAAAGATCCGCCATCGAGATAGAATTCGGACGGTGCATCGACAGTATCAACCTGAGCCTTGGCATGCGGATCGCAGCTAATCGCTTCCGCATCCATCTTTAACCTGAGGACACCCGTCACATCATTCTTTTTCGATTCATCAATGAATTCAAGGTAGGTATTCTGCTTCTGCAAGTTGATGGACGTACGCATCTTGAAATTCGAACCCGTCGCATTGCGTTCCGCATAGAAAATATGGAACGGATATTCACGGCCTTCCTTCAGGGCCATGCTCGGTTCGTTCTGGCCAATCGTATCAAGATTTACAGCGCCTTCCACTTTTTCGTGAATGCCGCCAATATCCACGACAAGCCTGTTATTGATATAGACCCACACGTCATCGTCGCCACGGAATTCGAAGTACTGGCCTTTCACGTACTTGAAGGTCGCAGAAACAGCCATCGCATAGCTATAGTTGTGCTTGCAGGTATCTTTCTTCCATACACCTTCAGAAGCCCAGTTCACATAGCCTTCAACATCCCAGTCAAATTTCGGGTTTTTAACCGTCTGTGCAGAATCGAGATACCTGAAGTCATCCAGCGGGAAGAATCCCGGACTCACAGGATCATTGCAGTCACCGGACTCGTTCGTATAATCGGCATACCAGAACCCTTCATCGTCAAGCTGAAGTTCGATATCCTTACAAACGGAGTTCGTGTATTCCTTGCCAGCCACTTTTGCAACAACCTGCGGCTTAAACCACTTGTCGATTTCATGACCCGCAGCGCACTTGTCCCACGGATAGCTTGCGGAATCCACTCGAGCCGGGTAGCCATCCACAAGAGTGCTCTTCACCATGCCCGAAATCTTTTCTCCCGTATTGCAGGTAGAATCTCTGCCAACGGCAGTATACTTGTTGCCACTATGGGTATGCCCAAAATCAATATCAATGCTGTCGTGATAACTTTCACCAGCCCAGTCCAGAAGCATCGCAGAAATCTTCATGCTCGGGCATTCACCCAGACGCCCAACAGGGTACTTTGCAGAAGCTTCAGGAACACTATAGCTCTTGCCGGAAGGATAGACCCATGCCGTATCCCGCTTGGTCAGCAAAGAATCCAGATTCAGGAGGACATCAATATCATCGCCTTCTCTGACAATCCCTTCCATCGAGTATTTTTCAAGCCCAAAGCTCTGCTTGAAATAGACCTTCCAGTCGGCGGCATGCTTATAGTAAACGCCTTCGAACCAGCCGCACGTATCCTTCGAGAATGCAGACATTCTCACGATATCGTTATTCGCATCGACAACAAAAGACGTCGGCGTATTCTTCCACGGGCTTAAGAGGCGCACGACCTTGCGTTCAAGCGGAGCATGCGACACATCAACATCTTCCATCGTAGAACTAGCAAAGAACCAGGCTTCATAAACGCCCGGCGGGAAAAGATCGCTCACCTTTGGACGCTTATTATCGCTGAAATAAACAGCCCTCTTATTCTCCTTAAAGCTTCTGATAATCTGGAGCTTAGCGTCATCAGACTTCCAGGCCGCAGAAGAAGCTATGGGATCCGAGAAACTCATAGAAAGCCAATACTTATAGTCCTTGTCGAAAGAAAGCGGGACCAGTGCCGGGCCAGCGACTTTGCCATCGGTACCCGCTACAGAATCTTGCCAGACACCATCGATAGTCACGTAAACCGAGCTATCGCGATAGACGCTATTATTGCGCCAGGGGTTATAAATATGCAAGGTACGGCTATTGTCAAAGCACTCACCGGGCGTACCGGCCTTATTGCTAACGGAAGGCGTTGCCAAAGTACCGTCAACGTAGACAGTATCTTTCTTTAGCGCATTTTCCAGGTCAATAATCTGCTTTTTGTCTTCAGGAACAGACATCCAGGGTGCATTGAAACGATTAAAGTGCGCCGTATGCAGCACATATTTCTTATAAAGTGCTGGAGTAACAGCGCCATAGAACCATCCGCATTTATCAGGATCTTCCGAAGGATGCAACAAGACAGTATCTTGTTCAAAGATCATCTGCGGAAGAGCTTTATTGCCCCACGGACTCTTGAACCAGACAATCTTTGATTCCAGAGAAGCATAAGACTTCGTAACCTTTCCCGAAGTCGTATCCACGTAAATCCAGGCTTCCTTACTTCCATCAAAAAAATCACGGACATTAAAATTAACGCCATCGCCCAAATCGACACAAACAGAAGTTTGGGCTGGACATCCTACAATACTAAAGGAATCTGATGCTTTATAATCAGAAAGCGATCCCTTCAAAGTAAAGGAATACCGCATGTCGTTTTCCTGCTGCATCATGGTAGGAGACCCAGTAGGTGATACATCAGGTTTTCCAGAATTAAGAAGAAGATGAGGAATAAATGTTATGTCTGCATCTCTGAATTTTGACTGTATGTGAACAGTCAAATCAGCAAAAGCAGAAGACGCAACTGCGCCTATAATACAAAAAGCTAAATCCAGGTGTCGCATAAAAACACTCACTCTTAGGTTATTCCACACCCTATTCGTAAAATACATCATTTTAATGTAAAAAAACAAAAATATTAAAAAAAAATTATTTCTTTTTGTCAAAAATTATGTA
The sequence above is a segment of the Fibrobacter sp. UWB4 genome. Coding sequences within it:
- a CDS encoding ABC-F family ATP-binding cassette domain-containing protein, with the translated sequence MIQIQNVSKSFGMQVLLDGASMLVADHERVGLVGRNGCGKSTLFKMILGQECLDGGNIDIPKGYTIGYLQQHIKFTHPTVHEEACSVLKVNEDGWLEEHKVEAILFGLGFDEESMQKDPMLLSGGFQIRLNLAKVLASEPDMLLLDEPTNYLDIVSMRWLSRFLRAWKGEVLLITHDHHFMDEVCTHTVGIHRHKMRKVKGTVEKLRETIAEEEEVAMRTQENEQRKKEQLEKVIERFRYKAAKAAMVQSKIKAAAKLATGERLSHERNLDFNFKNAEFPGKRMLQIHGLHFAYKNENGYGPELISDLELEVFKGDRIAIIGPNGRGKTTLLNLIAKEFEPTQGTINYNPNLKINYFGQTNINRLNLENTVEEEIASAIADVSQKSRARSLAGVMMFSGDTAMKKVKVLSGGERSRVLLGKILANESNMLLLDEPTNHLDMESIESLIDALEDYDGTALVVTHDEELLHAFATRLIVFDGGKCRIFEGTYADFLEKVGWASEKKPGGANSANIKVSNIDVTDDKPVSSTPRTKEDRRARADYIAERSKVIKPLEKETARLEAEIAKAEALGGELEAKLVAASESGDGNAITSIAKDMDENKKLTEELYAAWEKASAELEAAKDKYKLD
- a CDS encoding fibro-slime domain-containing protein, yielding MKHGCLGIVASLLLTVSAWADLTIHLQSPFRNDATASSYIPHITGGVTDYNPGFGAMSKTMMKSEGDDWYVYTWAGKTVADFQDWQDFEFKACPNTDDYNYNNNNCVSWTEGGKTKITAFFGTESEIWLYTDTADKSYTKSFMAPGSKIVWFKSPWGNKVLPQMVFGADSVLMRFKEGDKDKCGWFYGAITPDMMKTNHIKVAHFTRYKAPWYVIPVNRDSVIDFTAALQAQDTIFVDGTVAGPVADVKIGTLGECFDPTRRLHVYHPWRTNTTFRDSTFFIKIDNNILNEPTGLSAEGEYKYWRHIDFADSTVGSSQWNSQGTFVQILRGKNDWPQHPYFPEMSRPRAGELFPTGIYETWMYTSTSLETLDLVFYPPEPKVIRLKSPWENQSPSMIIESTNDVIKMGPLADTCGWYTGTVYKHATDWKVYFKQTFGMERYGGKGIVPENDELDSLVSLDSLMAYYDTVWVYPNPKQRYEPKDTVRYPGILGICPSLKISALVLDWAGESHDDSIDVDFGGIYGGNEYTTVVGRDQNGELTEFKTCGGHVPGMVQDTLVNGAPVRVDSLVYPWSQCSAAHEIEKWFVPQVVAHDAAGKEYKNGVCRDISLSLDEEGFWQADFTNEEGDCNDTINPGFYPIDDLRYLDSAKTVLNPKFDWDVQGCKHNYSFAMKVSAQFRYVKGQYFEFRGDDDVWVFINNRLVVDIGGCHSPVEGGVNLDTIGKNDPSLKLIEGREYPFHIFFSERNATGSNFKMRTSINLQTQKTYYPVEEKTTNGTIKYTILQLLMDESISCDVSSTSKIDTMPAQSSFTLFGDDERIPATGMELLPGTIAGINIDANMAGFVIDTVEIVRKRSLAPGSYMLQFSLASDPTQSSEVYFSVPAYPLPDIAFIDVFDGSDSVKTLDPTGITLRGLPFDGSAFDTLLTHVAYPDTVPLQVGVFYIANLCKDCFTVLDLTTSFPISFLNEKKQRVDKIITDSTGMAKFYVVGDSSVTNASFEVSGSGVSNVISWKYIHFKEPPVPFANLGEAFDRNGDGVLDSISIVFNKAFDETVPDTIAWSFGSDDWRTIASAQSVAELKDSEKSLAIFADSLQDILFTGGSKELYQGSFRYHYTYMDKETGQMTQLSLDGLGIEDRMGAILLEKPIVKPMSNSVSKLTVYLSEAAQANLLNGVPFLEFKDKAGELVDPSRLSIAAVSPSRSSNYYEVLFQKTDYTVLPEVGFMVRLIPGVLQDLNGNVPHENNPWRRIEGEQRVDVETPGVVVLDPQDWTLEKWPHKNDVTPVRVDVSKKIEDIIAEKGFPGELIKYDLSEVGKTLLLNSDEPREVVLAKAKIKWEVEYFSTLGQFINKQSGIVACNDKDVFETDCVDKPGNIFMMWDAHTNKGRWVGTGVYIVKLKFKIFEDAKVVGKSDETFNLGVRRREKK